One window from the genome of Haladaptatus paucihalophilus DX253 encodes:
- a CDS encoding response regulator: MDDEVEVTTLYEEWLAAHRTHVAHDGQEALTVLDRRGEEIDVVLLDRKMPTLSGSKVLERIRAQAYDCRVAMITAVAPDYDIIDMSFDEYITKPVDGDTIRRTVEALYSRAQYAETLTHYYSLVSTHANLLAEHSYDDLQENDEFVSLETEIESVRRSLDSSLEVDDHREFQHVLREIQ; encoded by the coding sequence GTGGACGATGAGGTGGAGGTAACCACGCTCTACGAGGAGTGGCTCGCCGCGCATCGGACACACGTTGCACACGATGGACAGGAGGCCCTTACAGTGCTCGACCGGCGAGGAGAGGAGATCGATGTGGTTCTTCTCGACCGGAAAATGCCGACGTTGAGCGGCTCCAAAGTCCTCGAACGCATTCGTGCACAAGCGTACGACTGTCGCGTCGCCATGATCACCGCGGTGGCACCCGACTACGATATCATCGACATGTCGTTCGACGAGTACATCACGAAACCAGTCGATGGCGATACCATTCGACGGACGGTCGAGGCGCTGTACAGTCGGGCACAGTACGCGGAGACGTTGACCCACTACTATTCGCTCGTTTCGACGCACGCCAACCTCTTGGCGGAACATTCCTACGACGACCTGCAAGAGAACGACGAGTTCGTTTCGCTCGAAACGGAAATCGAGTCCGTCCGCCGCAGTCTCGACTCGTCCCTCGAAGTCGACGACCACCGCGAGTTTCAACACGTCCTCCGCGAGATTCAGTAG